The following proteins are encoded in a genomic region of Neovison vison isolate M4711 chromosome 12, ASM_NN_V1, whole genome shotgun sequence:
- the LOC122892042 gene encoding prothymosin alpha-like gives MSEVDISSEITTKDLKEKKEAVEEAENGRDTPANGNANEENGEQEVDNEVNEKEVEGGEEEEEEEEGDDEEDEDEEVEAAEDDEEDDVDSKKQKTDEDD, from the coding sequence ATGTCAGAAGTGGACATCAGCTCCGAGATCACCACCAAAGActtaaaggagaagaaggaagctgTGGAGGAGGCAGAGAATGGAAGAGACACACCTGCTAATGGGAACGCTAATGAGGAAAATGGGGAGCAGGAAGTGGACAATGAGGTAAATGAAAAAGAGGTagaaggtggggaggaagaggaggaggaggaagaaggtgacgatgaggaagatgaagatgaggaggtggaggcagctgaagaTGATGAGGAGGACGATGTGGACTCCAAGAAGCAGAAGACTGATGAGGATGACTAG